Genomic DNA from Amycolatopsis alba DSM 44262:
GGATGTCCTGCAGGATGTCGTTGGCACGCGGGGCGAGGACGCTCAGCAACGAGTCCGCGATCCCGTGCGTCGCTTCGTTGACGCCCTGGAGGTACACGGCCGCGGTGGCGGGCTGGTCGATCTCCAGCCGGTAGTCGCGGGTCACCTTGATCTCCGAGAGTCCGATCGATTTGGCGATCTCCTGGACCATCCTCGGCATCTCCGGGGAGAAACCGGTGCCGAGCAGGACGAGATCGGTGCGCAGTTCCTGGGTCTCGCCGGTGCGCCGGTCGGTCAGTTCCAGCACGATCTCGTCACCCTCGTCGCGGGCGTCCGTGATGTCGCTCATCGTGACCATGTTCAGCCGGGAACGACCGGAAAGACGGTCCAGGTAGATCGAGCGGTAGAGCGCGTCCATCGTGCCCGGCGCCAGCCCGGAGTAGTTGGTGTGGTGCATCTCCTTGAGCATCTGCTCACGCGCTTCCGGTCGCGCGTCGAAGAATTTGTCCACATGGGACGGGAAGAACAGCTCGTTGTTGAACTTGCTGCTCTCGTAGTAGTTCAGGCCGATCGAGCGCATCACCATGGTCGGCTTGCATTCGGGCAGGTCCCGCTGCACCGCGCCGAACAGCTCCGCCGCGCTCTGCCCGGCGCCGATCACCGCGACACGGTACGGAAGGTCCTTGCGCAGCTTGGCGATCCTCGGCAGATACTGAGTACTGTGGATGACGCGGTCCTGATCCACCGTCCGGAGCAGGTCGGGGATCCGCGCGTCCCGGCCGGCGCCGACCACCAGGTACCGGCTGCGGATCGTCTCGCCGTCGGCGACCCTGGTGTCCCAGCCGGTCAGCGTCCCGTCCGTCCACACGGGAGTGATGTCGAGGCATTCCCGGCCACGCTGCAGATCCACCAGTGAAAGCGAATCGGCCGTCCACTTGAGATAGTCGGCGAGCTCGACCCGGTACGGGACGAAGCTGCCCATGTTCACGAACTCGTTGAGCCGGTTCGTCGCGTGCAGGTAGTTGAGGAACGAGAAGCGGCTGCGCGGGTTGCGCAGGGTCACCAGGTCCTTGAGGAACGAGACCTGCGACAGCGCCTCCGGCAGCAGCATGCCCCGCTGCCAGGAGACCTCCTCGTCGCGTTCGAGCAGGACCGAATCGCGGGCCAGGCCGGGCGCGAGCTCCTCGAGCGCCACGGCGAGTGCCAGGTTGGACGGTCCTGCTCCGACTGCGAGAAGCTCGACATCACGGTTCGCCATTTGTTTGCTCCGCCATCGTTGTGAGTGCTTGGAAGGTGTTCTGCGGTGCCCGGTCAGCCACCGGCGGCCACCGAGGGCAGCAGGGGGTGCGCGGTCAGCCGGACCTGGGCCATGGCCTTGTCCAGCACCACCTCACAGTCGTCGGGATCACGGCCCGCGCAGATCACGTACGCGTGCCGCGAGATGAACTCCGCCGGCGGCAGCCGCATCCGCGCCCCCGGCTCGACGAGCGCGTCGGCGGTGAGAATCCCGTTGTCCCGCATGGAACCCGGCACGGACACGGACTCGACGACACAGTCCTGCTTCGGATAACCGAACCGCACCCCGACCCACCGCGGCTCGGCCTCGTGCGGGATGTGCGGATGCAGGCCGAGCGCGACGTCGACCGCGGCCGCGCCAGGGTCGATCCCGGTCGCGAACCGGGCGAGCAACGGGATCAGATCCCCGCCGAGCCTGCCGTTGATCTCCACGATCACCGGTCCGCGCTCGGTGAGCTTGAGTTCGGTGTGGGTGATGCCGTACCGGAAGTCGATCGCGCTGTGCGCGCGGGCCAGCGTCGAGCGGAGCGCCGGGTCCGCGAGCAGCTCGTCCGCGGAGCTCACCAGATGGCCGAGTTCCTCGAAGTACGGGTGCATGCCGACCGTCTTGTGCGCCACGAACATCGGCGTGTACTCACCGTCCACGACGGCACCGTCCACACTGATCTCGGGTCCGGTCAGGTACTCCTCGACCAGCGCCCCGCCCTGGTAGGCGGGAGAGCCACCGAAGCTGGCGTCCTCCGCGGTCCGGAACGCCTTCCGCACCGCCTCGCCGTCTTCCGCGAAACTGACGCCGATGCTGGCCCCGCCCCCGCGCGGCTTGACCACGACCGGATACCCGATCCGGTCGGCCACCCGGACCGCCTGCTCCTCGTCGTGCACGAACCCGAAGTCCGGCTGCGCGACCCCGGCCGCGGTGAGCGTCCGCCGGTTGAGCCACTTGTCCCGGCACCCCTCGATCGCGGAGATCCCCGCACCCGGCAGGCCGAGCTCGTCCGCGACGTGCGCCGCGGTGACGATCAGCGCCTCGTCCCACGACACCACGCCGAGCACCGGCGTCTTCGCGTTCACCGCGCGGGCCGCGGCCAGTACGGCGTCACGATCCTGCAGGTCCAGCACCGTGGCGCCGGTGATGTAGCGCTCCTGCCAGGTCGGTTCGGCCCCGTTGAACAGCCACAAGGGATGCCGGTGCCCGGCCGACGCCAACAGGTACTCCCGGTACGGCCGCATCCCGCAGCCGATCACCAGGACAACACCCTCCGCTGAGCTCATTCCCTCTCCCCACCAGCCCGTCGCTTCGTCGCGGGCTACTACATCTCGGGGATTGGTTGACCGGAACCCTTGATTCACACAGAACAATCAACGAGATGCGTGGCGGGGTGACGGGTGGTATGCGGATGGCGTTGCCGTCCCGACGGCCGGGAGTGGCCTTCCTGAGTCACGGCCCGACCGATCATCGGCCGCCGACTGCTCGAACTGGGATGACATTCATTGATCTACCGTTCACCCTTAAGTGGGAATTACACATTCTCACGACTACTTAAAAGTACGAACACCTGTTCGATAGATATCTGGTATCATTAAGGTGTGTCCGAGACCTTTCTTCCCGAGTTGCCGCAGGAGTTGTGGCGTGCCGGCAAGCTGGAGCTTGCGCATGGTGTGCGGCAGTTCTTGCAGGTGATGCGGGTCGCCTGCGCCGGCCTGGGGCGGTATCTGGCGGAGGTGGAGTCTCGGGGCGCGAAAGACCTGTACGGCTATGGGTCGACGATTACGTGGTTTGCTGATGTGGCGGGGTTGTCGTTTGGTGAGGCGCGGTCGGTGGTGAATCAGGCGATCGCGTTGAACCCGACGCGGGCGTTGGATGGCAGTGAGGTTGCGGCGTTCGCGCCCGCCACTGCCGCTGTGGCGGCGGAAGGGCTGGTCGGGCACGAGCGGATCCAGCAGATCCTGGACATCCTGGGGAGAATCCCTGCGGATACGTCTGCCGAGGATCGGGAGTGTGCGGAGAAGATCCTCGCGACCCTCGCTCGTGACGCCGGGCCTCGGCAGCTGGCGAAGGCCGAGCAGGACCTGCTCGGCTGGCTCGACCCCGACGGCAACGAGCCCAAGGATCCCGAACCTGCCGAGCCTCGCCGCGAGGTCACCCTGGAACGCCGCAAAGACGGCTTCTGGAAGCTGAACGGGTTGCTGGATGACGAGCTCGGGGCCCGGACGGCGGCCGCGCTGGAGGCGTACGCGACACCGCGCCCGGTGGACGAGTTCGGCCAGGCGGATCTGCGGACCAAACCCGAACGCCAGGGTGACGCCTGGGCCGAACTTCTCGACCTCGCGATCGCCTGCCCGGACCAGCCCGGCACCAGCGGCTACCGCACCCTCGTGCACGTCACCATCGGACTCGACGAACTCAAAACCGGTCTCGGGACCGCCTGCCTGGACTCCGTCGGCACCATGACCGCCCGCGACGCCCGCATGGCCGCCTGCGACTGCCTCATGCTCCCCGTCGTGCTGAACGCCGCCGGAGAACCCCTCGACCTAGGACGGCTGAGACGGTTCGTCACACCAGGTCAACGCCGGGCGCTGAACATCCGCGACGGAGGCTGCGCGTTCCCCGGTTGTCATCGAAGACCCAAGAACTGCCATGCCCACCATATTGATCACTGGGCAGACGGCGGACCGACCGACCTCCGCAATCTGGTGCTGCTGTGTGGATTCCATCACCGGCTGATCCATCATGGTGATTGGGAAGTCCGGATGGCTCCCGATGGGTTACCGGAGTTCATCCCGCCCCAATACTTGGACCCGCTCCGAAGAACCCGGCGCAACACCCTCCACCACACCTGAACCCCGCACGACCCCGAGGAGCCCGCCGGCCACACCGGCGACGGGCCCCTCACCATGCCCACAGACCGGCAAGTCACCGGAACCAGGGTGACAATCCGCAAAGTCCCCGCGTGACCGGTCCGGTCACGAAGAGGTGTGGAAACAGGGACGTTGAACGTCCCTGTTTCCACACACCCCTCACCCCGAGCTACACCTCGCGCGCAGCGGCTCACACAGGGTTTCGCCCGCTTCGGTGAGCGCGCACTCGACCCGGATCGACACTTCCGGCCAGCCAGTGCCACGCACAAGACCATCCCGTTCGAGCCCGCGAAGGCCCAACGTCCCGGATTTCGAAGGAAGGCGACTCGTGTCTCGCATTACTGTCATCGGCCACTGAGCGCGCCGGCCTAGTTCCGGTTCCCGTAGGACTGTTCGCACGGATACCCGTCGCGGTCGGCGTCCCAGCTCAGCGGGCGCCCCGCGTTCACCCAGGCGCTGTACGCGTACGTGTACGAGAATCCTTCGGCGAGAAGGCGCTGACACGACGTGAGTGAAGGTGCCCGCGTGACCGTCACCGGCGGCTCCGCCACGACCACCGAGGTGGCAGGCGGCGCGACGATCGCGGTGGTCGTCGACGGCGGCACGATCTCCCGCACCACGGTGACCGGTGTCCCGGCGGTCGTCGTCCCGCAGCCACCCAGTACCGCGGCGGCGCCCGCCGATGCCAGCAGTACCGCGACCATTCTGTTCATGTTCTCGCCTCCCGGTGAAACCGCCGAATCCTCACGAGAGGAGAACGGCGGTTTCACCGGCGGCATCACAGGTTCGGCGCGATCGGAGCCCCAAGTCCCCGGAAGTCGGGAGCTTCGGCACGGATCGGGCAGGGCCGGAAGACCCTAGGACTGGACGACGTTCACCATCCAGGAGATACCGAACTTGTCCGTGCAGGCACCGAATTCATCGCCCCACATCTGCTTTTCGAACGGGACCGAAACAGCACCCTCGGCGGACAGTTTCTCCCAGTATCCGCGCAATTCCTCACCGTCGTCACCACTGAGGCTGACCGACAGGTTGGTGCCCGGCTTGTGCTCCATTCCCGGCGGCGTGTCCGACGCCATGATCGTGTAGCCGCTCGGCGAATCGAGCTGACTGTGCATGATCTGGTTCTCCACCGGCGAACCCGCCATACCGGACTCGCCGAACGTATTCAGCGTCAGCTCTCCGCCGAACACCGACTTGTAGAACTCCATGGCCTGCCGGGCGTCGCCGGCGAAGCTGATGTAAGGATTGAGTCGGGAAGCCACTGGAAACGCTCCTTCTGGTCGGGTCACGAGCATCCTGGCAGACCCCACCCGGCGCGACAACGACTGGACCACGGCCGGGTGAATCCCGAAATTCAACGCCGTGCACCGAATGCGGTGAGCGATTTCCCCAATGCGCTCCGATGACCGACGTAGCCGTGTCGTGTATGCCGCTTTAGTGTCGTCCTATGCCCGCATTCCGGATCCACCCCGCGACGGCAGACCGGTTCGGCGACGTCCAGGCGGGCCATCGCCGGCAGGGTGGCGCGCACGCGCTGCTGGACGGGGCGATCTCCTACGCCCGGTCACACGGCGACCCATGTCGGGACGGTCGGGCTGTTCGCCGCCGCGGGTTTCGAGCTCATCGAGGAGACCAAAGCGCGTTCGGACCGGCGACCGCGCTGGCTGATGCGCCTCGACCTGTGAGTCAACCCACCGACGGCCCCATGCCCAGCGACTGCGGTGTGCTGGAATCCGGCGACGGCTGGTGCAGCCCGCCGTCCAGCGGCCCGAATTCGGTCATCAGCGCGGGACTCCCGCCCCACGGCGTCTGCTCCTCCGCGATCAGCGAGTTCGTCGTCAGCAGCAGCCCCGCCACCGAGGCACCGTTCTGGACCGCCGACCGGCAGACCCGCAGCGGGTCGACGACGCCCAGCTCGATCATGTCCCCGTAGCGGTCGTGAAGGGCGTCGAAACCCTCGTCGTCGCCCAGTTCCCTGGTCCTGGCGACGATCTCGTGCGCGGGATGGCCCGCGTTGAACGCGATGAGGTACGCCGGTTCGCTCAGCGCCTTGCGCAC
This window encodes:
- a CDS encoding lysine N(6)-hydroxylase/L-ornithine N(5)-oxygenase family protein; amino-acid sequence: MANRDVELLAVGAGPSNLALAVALEELAPGLARDSVLLERDEEVSWQRGMLLPEALSQVSFLKDLVTLRNPRSRFSFLNYLHATNRLNEFVNMGSFVPYRVELADYLKWTADSLSLVDLQRGRECLDITPVWTDGTLTGWDTRVADGETIRSRYLVVGAGRDARIPDLLRTVDQDRVIHSTQYLPRIAKLRKDLPYRVAVIGAGQSAAELFGAVQRDLPECKPTMVMRSIGLNYYESSKFNNELFFPSHVDKFFDARPEAREQMLKEMHHTNYSGLAPGTMDALYRSIYLDRLSGRSRLNMVTMSDITDARDEGDEIVLELTDRRTGETQELRTDLVLLGTGFSPEMPRMVQEIAKSIGLSEIKVTRDYRLEIDQPATAAVYLQGVNEATHGIADSLLSVLAPRANDILQDILAHRGETPEVPPQPTSDADTADTADPVVATR
- a CDS encoding HNH endonuclease signature motif containing protein, translating into MSETFLPELPQELWRAGKLELAHGVRQFLQVMRVACAGLGRYLAEVESRGAKDLYGYGSTITWFADVAGLSFGEARSVVNQAIALNPTRALDGSEVAAFAPATAAVAAEGLVGHERIQQILDILGRIPADTSAEDRECAEKILATLARDAGPRQLAKAEQDLLGWLDPDGNEPKDPEPAEPRREVTLERRKDGFWKLNGLLDDELGARTAAALEAYATPRPVDEFGQADLRTKPERQGDAWAELLDLAIACPDQPGTSGYRTLVHVTIGLDELKTGLGTACLDSVGTMTARDARMAACDCLMLPVVLNAAGEPLDLGRLRRFVTPGQRRALNIRDGGCAFPGCHRRPKNCHAHHIDHWADGGPTDLRNLVLLCGFHHRLIHHGDWEVRMAPDGLPEFIPPQYLDPLRRTRRNTLHHT
- a CDS encoding VOC family protein → MASRLNPYISFAGDARQAMEFYKSVFGGELTLNTFGESGMAGSPVENQIMHSQLDSPSGYTIMASDTPPGMEHKPGTNLSVSLSGDDGEELRGYWEKLSAEGAVSVPFEKQMWGDEFGACTDKFGISWMVNVVQS
- a CDS encoding ATP-grasp domain-containing protein gives rise to the protein MSSAEGVVLVIGCGMRPYREYLLASAGHRHPLWLFNGAEPTWQERYITGATVLDLQDRDAVLAAARAVNAKTPVLGVVSWDEALIVTAAHVADELGLPGAGISAIEGCRDKWLNRRTLTAAGVAQPDFGFVHDEEQAVRVADRIGYPVVVKPRGGGASIGVSFAEDGEAVRKAFRTAEDASFGGSPAYQGGALVEEYLTGPEISVDGAVVDGEYTPMFVAHKTVGMHPYFEELGHLVSSADELLADPALRSTLARAHSAIDFRYGITHTELKLTERGPVIVEINGRLGGDLIPLLARFATGIDPGAAAVDVALGLHPHIPHEAEPRWVGVRFGYPKQDCVVESVSVPGSMRDNGILTADALVEPGARMRLPPAEFISRHAYVICAGRDPDDCEVVLDKAMAQVRLTAHPLLPSVAAGG